The following are encoded together in the Humulus lupulus chromosome 5, drHumLupu1.1, whole genome shotgun sequence genome:
- the LOC133779650 gene encoding uncharacterized protein LOC133779650, whose translation MAGQNRLMELNELEEFRNEAYENAKIYKEKSKAFHDKRILRKDFQPGDKVLLFNSRLKLFPGKLKLRWSGPYTVVVSLPYGAVQVHSEKTGHVKVNGQRLKHYLEGPVEKCKSVVTLEPI comes from the coding sequence ATGGCGGGACAGAATAGGCTTATGGAGTTGAATGAGCTTGAAGAATTCcgaaatgaagcttatgagaatgcgAAGATCTACAAGGAGAAGTCGAAGGCCTTTCATGATAAGCGAATATTGAGGAAGGATTTTCAACCAGGAGATAAGGTCCTGCTATTTAATTCCAGACTTAAACTTTTTCCTGGTAAATTGAAGTTGCGATGGTCAGGACCGTACACGGTAGTTGTGTCACTTCCTTATGGAGCAGTGCAAGTTCATAGTGAGAAGACGGGCCATgttaaggtgaatggtcagaggtTGAAGCATTACTTGGAGGGTCCGGTGGAAAAATGCAAGTCCGTGGTGACGTTGGAACCAATTTGA